Sequence from the Nocardiopsis sp. YSL2 genome:
ACCCGAGCGTGGACCACACCCTGGAGGTGGACGGCCTCGTGCGGGGCGAGGTCCTGCGGGTCCAGGCGACCCGCGCCCACCCCGGGGGCAAGGGCGTCAACGTGGCGCGCGCGCTCAGCGGCGCCAACGTGCCCACCCGCGCCGTGCTCCCCGTCGGCGGAGGGGGCGGCGCCGAGCTGACCGCCCTGCTCGGCGACCTGCCCCGCACCACCGTCCCCATCGAGGGCGAGACCCGCGCCAACGTCACCGTCGCCGAGGCCGACGGGACCACCACCAAGCTGAACGCGCCGGGCCCCGTCCTGTCCCCCGCGGAGACCCGCACCCTCCTCGACACCGTGGAGGACGAGCTGACCAAGGGTCCGGACTGGCTCGTGGCCTGCGGCAGCCTTCCGGGGGGAACCCCCACCGACTTCTACGTCCGCGTCGCGCGGCTGGCCTCCCACTACGGTGTCCCGCTCGCCCTGGACGCCTCCGGTCCGCCGCTGGTCGAGGCCGCGCGGGCGGGCTCGGTGACCCTGCTCAAGCCCAACCACGAGGAGTTGGAGGAGCTCACCGCGCGCACGCTGTCCACCGTCGGGGACGTCGTGGCGGCGGCCAGGGAGGTGCTGTCCTGGGGCAACGAACAAGCCCTGGTGACATTGGGCGGCCACGGCGCGATACTCGTCGACGACACGTGCAGCTGGTGGGCACGCGGTCCGCTCGTCCGCGCGCGCAGCACGGTGGGGGCGGGCGACTGCGCGCTCGCCGGCTTCCTCAGCGAGGACGGCCCGCCGGACAAGGGGCTGGCGCGTGCCGTGTCCTGGGGCGCGGCGGCGGTGTCCCTCCCCGGGACGACCGTTCCCACCCCCGACCACGTGGCCGCCCACGAGACCACCGTGGTGGCCGAGCCCGACCCGCACCAGCGGATCGACACGCTCTGAAGCGGATCGACACGTTCTGACCCCGCCCCCCAACCGAGAAGAGGGACCGACATGCCCACACAGCGCACCGTCACCATCGGCTCCAGGCTCGGGCTGCACGCCCGCCCCGCCACCCTGTTCGTCAAGGCCGTCAACGAGACCGGCCTGCCCGTCTTCATCGCCCGCCCGGACCAGGACCCGGTGGACGCGCGGAGCATGCTCGCCGTCATGGCGCTGGGCGCCAACCACGGCGAAACGGTCACGTTGACGTGCGACCACACTGAGGAGAGCGCCGCCGACCAGGCGCTGGACGCGCTGGTGGAGCTGCTGTCCTCCGACATGGACGCCGCCTGACCCGGCCCGAGGGGCCCGCACAGCCCTGAACCGCCCGCGGCCGGTGGGCGCGCCCGGTAGCGCCCACCTCCGACCGCGCGCTTCCCCGTCCCTCCCCCGGAGCCTCCCTCCCGGGTCCCGGCTCCCGACTCTCTGCGCGGAGCGGCGCCCGCGCCCGCCCCGGCGGGCGGGCGGACGGGCCCGCCACGGGGGCGGCCGGTCCTTCCTCCTACTCCTTGACCCGGTGGACCTTGTGCTGGGCCGCCTGGGCGCGCGGGCGCACCACGAGAAGGTCGATGTTGACGTGCGGGGGCCGGGTGACCGCCCAGACGATGGTGTCGGCGACGTCCTCGGCGCTGAGCGGATCGGGCACTCCGTCGTAGACCGCCTCCGCCGCCTCGGCGTCACCGCGCAGCCGGTTGAGCGAGAACTCCTCGGTCTTGACCATCCCGGGAGCCACCTCCAGCACGCGCACGGGCTCGCCGCACAGTTCGAGCCGCAGGGTGGCGGCCAGGGTGTGCGCGCCGTGCTTGGCGGCCACGTAGCCGCCACCGCCCTCGTAGACCACGTGCCCGGCGACGGAGGAGACGACGAGCACCGTGCCGTCGCCGCTCTCGACGAGCTTCGGCAGCAGGGCCTGCGTCATGTGGAGCACGCCCAGGACGTTGACCTCGTACATCGCGCGCCAGTCGGCGGGGTCGCCCGTGGCGACGGTCTCCCGGCCGATCGCGCCGCCCGCGTTGTTGACCAGGACCGAACAGGAGGGCAGGGCCTCGGCGAAGGCGTCGACGGCCGACCGGTCGGTGACGTCGAGGACCTGGGCCCGGGCGCTGTGGCCGTCCTTGACGATCTCCTCGGCCAGGGCCTCGATCCGGTCGGCGCGGCGGGCGACGAGGACCACGTCGTAGCCCTCGGCCGCGAGCCCGCGCGCGGTGGCGGCCCCGATCCCGCTGCTGGCACCGGTCACGACGGCGGTCGCTGTCATCTCTGCTGTCCTCCCTGGAAGCGTCGTTGTCGCGCCGAGCGTATCCGGTGGCCGCGCGCGTAGCGGCGCCGGACCGGGGCACGGCGGTGCGCCCGAAGGGGTGGCGGCGCCCGCGCACGGAGGGCACCGGTCCGCGCGACCACCCGAGGGGGACCACGCGCGGGGAACCGGGCGCGGAGGACCACGCGCATCGGGCAGGCGCACCGGGCGGGGGTGGGCTGTGGAGGGCCGGACCGTGGAGGGCCCGGGGACGGACCAGAGACGGATCGGGGACGGATCGGGGACGGATCGGGAGGGCGGCGCGACGCCCCCGACACACCTCGCCACAAAGAAACGTTGCGTTCACTAAGGCGAGGAGCTAGCCTATTAGAGAACTCATCGTTCTCTACTTGAGGAGGTTCACGTGACACAACGGACGACCTCCGTGGCGCTCGCCCTCCCGGGCCTGCTGCTGGCCATGCTGCTGGCGGCCCTCGACCAGACCTCCATGGCCCCCGCTCTCCCCGAGATCGCGGGCGACCTCGGCGGGCTGGAGCAGATGCCCACGGTCGTGACCGCCTACCTGGTCGCCGCCACCGCCGTGATGCCCCTCGTGGGACGGCTCGGCGACCGCTACGGCCGCAAGCCCCTCATCCAGGCGGCCGTCCTGCTGTTCGTGGCCGGCGCGCTCATGGCCGCCACCGCCACCACGCTCCCGGGCTTCGTCACCGCCCGCGTCGTGCAGGGCCTGGGCGGCGGAGGCCTGATGATCGGGGCGCAGGCGATCGTCGGCGAGATCGTCAGCCCCCGCGAACGCGGCCGCTACCTGGGCCTGTTCGGCGCGGTCTACGTCATCGCGGCGGTGGGCGGCCCCCTGCTCGGCGGGGTCGTGGTCGACCACCTGTCCTGGCGGTGGATCTTCGCCGTCCACCCGCCGCTCGGCCTGGCCGCCCTGGTCGCGCTGAGCCTCACCCTCCGACTGCCGCGCCCCGAGGGCCGCCCACCGGTCGACTACGCCGGGGCCGCCGCCCTCGCCGCGTCCGTCGTCGGCGTGGTCCTGACCGCCGACCGGCTCGCCCGCCCCGACGCCTACCCCTCGTGGGCCCTGCCCGCCCTGCTCGTCGGCACCGCCGCCGCGCTCGGGCTGTGGGCGGTGACCGCCGTGGTCGCCCGCGACCCCGTGCTGCCCCCGCGCCTGCTGCGCCGGCGCGCGTTCGCCCTACCGGTCGCGGTGAGCTTCCTCATCGGGTTCGGCCTGTTCGGCACCCTCACCTACGTCCCCGCGTACGCTCAGGTCAGCCTGGGCACCACCGCCACGCGGGCCGGCCTGCTGGTCACCGCGATGATGGCCGGCGCGCTCGTCAGCACGGTCGTGTCGGGCCGACTGATCACCCGCACCGGCCGCTACCGTCGATACCCGATCATCGGCACCGCCGTCGCGGCGGTCGGCCTGACGCTCCTGGGCGTGGTCGGCGCACGCCTGGACACCGGCACACTGACCGCGCTGCTGGTGCTGGTGGGTCTGGGGATCGGACTGGTGATGCAGGTGGTCCTGATCGCCGCGCAGAACGCGGTCGACCGCGCCGATCTGGGCGCCGCCACCTCCTCGGTCCTGTTCCTGCGCCAGGTCGGCGCGAGCGTGGGCGTGGCCGTCGTCGGCGCCCTCATCACCCGCTCCTTCGACGCGCGCGTCCCGGCGGACGTCGGCGACCCCCGCGCGCTGTCCCCCGAGGCCATCGCCGCGCTGCCCGAGTCCACACGCGGGCTCGTGGAGTCGGCCTTCGGATCCGCCGTCCCGTCCGCCCTGCTCGCGATGGCGCCCCTGCTGGGGCTGGCGTTCCTGCTCGCCCTCGCCTTCCCCGCGCTCCCCCTGCGCACCACTGCCCACACGGAACTCGACAAGGAGTCTCGATGACCCACGAACGACTCGTCTCCCCCTTGGCCTCCTTCGGCTCCGCCGACCTCCCCGAGGTCGGCGGCAAGGGCGCCAACCTCGGCGAACTGCTGCGCGCGGGACTGCCCGTCCCCCCTGGGTTCGTCGTCACCACCGGCGCCTACGCCACCGTGGCCCGCGCGGTCGGGCTCGACGCGAAGCTGGCCGCCGGGTTCGGCGGTGAGGCCGCCGCTTCCACCGGCTCCACGGGGGCTCCCGCCTCCGGTTCCTCCGCCGAGCCCTCCGTTCCCGACGCCGCCGCGCTCCGGGCGGACCTGGAGAACGCGTCCGTACCCGACGACCTGCGCGACGCGATCGCCACCGCCTACGCCGCGCTGGGCACCGACGTGCCCGTGGCCGTCCGGTCCAGCGCCACCGCCGAGGACCTGCCCGGCGCCGCCTTCGCCGGACAGCAGGACACCTACCTCAACGTGATCGGCACCGACGCGGTGGTGGACGCCGTCCGGCGCTGCTGGGCCTCGCTGTGGACCGACCGGGCCGTGGCCTACCGCCGCGAACGCGCCATCGAGTCCGCCGAGGTGCGGATCGCCGTGGTCGTGCAGACCATGGTGGACTCCGACGTCGCCGGGGTCATGTTCACCGCCGACCCGGTCACCGGCGCCCGCGACCGTGTCATCGTCGACGCGGGGGCCGGTCTCGGCGAGGCGGTGGTCTCCGGCCTGGTGACGCCCGACCACTACGTCCTGGACGAGCGCGGCGCGCTGCTCGACTGGTCCCCGGGACGGGGCGAGGTGGTCATCCGCTCCGAGGCCGGCGGAGGCGTCGTCCAGGGCTCCTCCTCCGGAGCCGAAGGGGAACGCCTGCTCACCGACGAGCAACTGGCCGAACTCGCCGGGCACGCCCGCACGATCGCGGCGCACTTCGGCCGCCCCCAGGACATGGAGTGGAGCATCAGCGACGGCCGGGCCTACATCGTCCAGGCCCGGCCGATGACGGCCCTGCCGCCGCCGTCCGTCCCGCTCAACCGGCGCCAGCGCCTGCTCGGGTCGATCCTCACCGAGTACCTCCCCACGCGCCCCTACCCCATGGACGTCAGCACCTGGCTCGGTCTCGGCCCCGGGAAGATGATGCGGGACCTCCTGGCCGACCTCGGTGTGGCCGCCTCGTTCGAGAACTACCTCCGGGAGGAGGACGGGGTGGTCGTGGAGCTCGTCCCGCCCGCGCCCCACCCGACGCCGCGCGCCCTGCTGACGCCCTTCAAACTGATCCACCGGGCCCGGACGCACGACATCAACACCTGGCGGGAGGACCCCGTCCTGGCGCGCTTCCTGCGCGAGGCCGACGAGCTGGACGGGCTCGACCTGCCCGCCCTGACCTGGTCGGAACTGCTGCGGGTGCCCCAGCGGACGACCGACCTCATGGACCCGTGCCGCGAGCTGCGGGCGGCCTACCTGCCCAGCGTGGCCATCGCCATGGGGCGGCTCACGGCCGCCACCGCGCTCCTGGGCCGGCGGTCCCTACTGGGCGACCTGATCGGCGGGGCCAGCACCCGGACCGAGGACGCCAACCAGGCCCTGCAGGACCTCGCCGACCGGGTGCGGGCCGTGCCCGAACTGCGCGAGCTGTTCGCGACCGCCGACCCGGCCGGGGTACTGGCCGCCGTCCGCGAGGGCACCGGCCCCGTGGGCGCGTTCGGCGACGAGCTCGACGCCTTCCGGCGCGAGTACGGGCGTCGCGAGACGGCCACCCCGCTCCTGGTCAGCCCGCCCACGCTCGCGGAGTCACCGGAGAGCGTGATCGGCCTGGTGAGCGTGCTGGTCGACCAGCCGCGGGGCGAGGACCGGGGGTCCCGTTCGGAGCGGGCGCTGGCGCGTCTTCTGACGCACCCGCTCCTGCGCGGAAGGCGGGCCCGCAAGCGGATGACCCGGTGGGTGCGCGCCGCCCAGCAGGGCATGGCCTTCCGCGAGGACTCGCACTTCTACTTCACGGCGAGCCTGCCGGCCCTGCGCCGGTCGCTCCTGGAGATCGGTTCCAGGCTGGAGAAGGCGGGGGTGGTGGACGAGCCCTTCGACGTCTTCCACCTGCGCATGGAGGAGGTGCGGGAGGTCGAGGACGTCGAGACGATGCCCGCCGAGCAGGCCGAACGGCTGCGCTCGCTGGTCCGCGCCCGAGCGGCCAAGCGCGCCGAGCTCACCGGCGTGCGCATGATCGACCCGGCCCGCGTCTTCCCCCCGAAGAACACGGGGAACGCCCTGGTCACGGGCGCCCCGGCCAGCGCGGGCACCGCGACTGGAACGGCGAGGATCATCCTCGACGCCTCGGACTTCCACCGGTTGGACAGCGGCGACGTGCTGGTGTGCCCCTACACCAACCCGTCGTGGACGCCCCTGTTCCAGCGCGCGGTCGCGGTGGTCGTGGACACGGGAGCGGTCGCCTCGCACGCGGCGATCGTGGCGCGTGAGTACGGCATCCCCTCGGTCATGGGTACGGGGTCGGGGACCACCACGATCAGCGACGGCGACCGGATCACCGTCGACGGCGGGACCGGCCGGGTCACGCCGGCTTCGTAGGATGCGGTCATGGCCGCCGAACCGCAGACCAACGACCACCGCAAGCGCCCCCGCCGCCGCGGCGACGCCCTCATCGCGGCCATCCTGCACGCGACCATCGAGGAGCTGGAGGAACGCGGCTACGCGGCGCTGACCATGGAGGGCGTCGCCGAGCGCGCGCGGGCCAGCAAGGCCTCGCTCTACCGGCGCTGGCCCACGCGCGCCGAGCTGGTGATGGACGCCGTCTACAGCGTGATGCCCGACCCGGGGGGACTGCCGGACACCGGTGGGCTCCGGGGCGACCTGATCGCGGTCCTCCGCCGGACGGCCAGAATGCTGGACGGCCCGCCCGGACAGGCACTGCGCGGGCTGATGGCGGAGGTCCTGCCGTCCCCCGAGCGCGTGGGCCAGGTACGGGCCCACGCCCAGGGGATGGGCCGCCAGATGATGGAGGAGGTCACCCGCCGCGCCGCGCACCGGGGGGAGATCAGCCCGGACGCCCTGACCCCGCGCCGGATGGAGGTGGGTCAGGCGCTGCTGCGCAACCACTTCCTCTTCCACCACGAGCCCGTCACCGACGTCATGATCGAAGAGATCGTGGACGAGGTGCTGTTGCCCCTCTTCCATACGACTCCCGTGGACGCCGCAGAGAGCGCTTCCGGTCCTCGCATCTGATCTGAGAACGCGCGATCAACTGTCACTCATCCTCATGGGTCTGCTTCTCACGAGCATCGTTTGCCACGAACCAGTTGAGTACAGGAAGAGCACCGCCGAATGCCGCTCCAGCCGCAAGAATCGCAACGGGCCACGATTCTGCCGCCAGGAGCGTGAGCGCACCCCAGATGAAACTGACACCGCAGCATCCGAAGAGGATGGTTGCTGCACGCAGGTCAACCATGCTGATCACTCCGAAACCCGGTTTCCAATAGCTAGTCCTCTCGTTCTGAACCGAGCATCCGGGCAAGCTCCGTGTGGAGCTCATCTCGCGCGCTTCCTGGGAGCTGCCGGTAGTACGCCCACACTCGCTCCGCCTTCGACATGGGGCGCTGGTCCAAGGCCATCCATGAGAGGAGACTGGTCTTCTCACGCTTCGAAAGCTCACGCATCTGGTCCCGGACATGGTCCGCAGTGAACTGCACAGGGGTGAACTGCTTAGCCGTCTCGTTGCACCTGGAGCACTCGGTCACAAGGTTTTCAGGCGTTGCCCCAGAGCCGTAGGCGTGCGCGTTGATGTGCC
This genomic interval carries:
- the pfkB gene encoding 1-phosphofructokinase, producing MILTLTPNPSVDHTLEVDGLVRGEVLRVQATRAHPGGKGVNVARALSGANVPTRAVLPVGGGGGAELTALLGDLPRTTVPIEGETRANVTVAEADGTTTKLNAPGPVLSPAETRTLLDTVEDELTKGPDWLVACGSLPGGTPTDFYVRVARLASHYGVPLALDASGPPLVEAARAGSVTLLKPNHEELEELTARTLSTVGDVVAAAREVLSWGNEQALVTLGGHGAILVDDTCSWWARGPLVRARSTVGAGDCALAGFLSEDGPPDKGLARAVSWGAAAVSLPGTTVPTPDHVAAHETTVVAEPDPHQRIDTL
- a CDS encoding SDR family oxidoreductase, with the translated sequence MTATAVVTGASSGIGAATARGLAAEGYDVVLVARRADRIEALAEEIVKDGHSARAQVLDVTDRSAVDAFAEALPSCSVLVNNAGGAIGRETVATGDPADWRAMYEVNVLGVLHMTQALLPKLVESGDGTVLVVSSVAGHVVYEGGGGYVAAKHGAHTLAATLRLELCGEPVRVLEVAPGMVKTEEFSLNRLRGDAEAAEAVYDGVPDPLSAEDVADTIVWAVTRPPHVNIDLLVVRPRAQAAQHKVHRVKE
- a CDS encoding PEP/pyruvate-binding domain-containing protein, encoding MTHERLVSPLASFGSADLPEVGGKGANLGELLRAGLPVPPGFVVTTGAYATVARAVGLDAKLAAGFGGEAAASTGSTGAPASGSSAEPSVPDAAALRADLENASVPDDLRDAIATAYAALGTDVPVAVRSSATAEDLPGAAFAGQQDTYLNVIGTDAVVDAVRRCWASLWTDRAVAYRRERAIESAEVRIAVVVQTMVDSDVAGVMFTADPVTGARDRVIVDAGAGLGEAVVSGLVTPDHYVLDERGALLDWSPGRGEVVIRSEAGGGVVQGSSSGAEGERLLTDEQLAELAGHARTIAAHFGRPQDMEWSISDGRAYIVQARPMTALPPPSVPLNRRQRLLGSILTEYLPTRPYPMDVSTWLGLGPGKMMRDLLADLGVAASFENYLREEDGVVVELVPPAPHPTPRALLTPFKLIHRARTHDINTWREDPVLARFLREADELDGLDLPALTWSELLRVPQRTTDLMDPCRELRAAYLPSVAIAMGRLTAATALLGRRSLLGDLIGGASTRTEDANQALQDLADRVRAVPELRELFATADPAGVLAAVREGTGPVGAFGDELDAFRREYGRRETATPLLVSPPTLAESPESVIGLVSVLVDQPRGEDRGSRSERALARLLTHPLLRGRRARKRMTRWVRAAQQGMAFREDSHFYFTASLPALRRSLLEIGSRLEKAGVVDEPFDVFHLRMEEVREVEDVETMPAEQAERLRSLVRARAAKRAELTGVRMIDPARVFPPKNTGNALVTGAPASAGTATGTARIILDASDFHRLDSGDVLVCPYTNPSWTPLFQRAVAVVVDTGAVASHAAIVAREYGIPSVMGTGSGTTTISDGDRITVDGGTGRVTPAS
- a CDS encoding TetR/AcrR family transcriptional regulator codes for the protein MAAEPQTNDHRKRPRRRGDALIAAILHATIEELEERGYAALTMEGVAERARASKASLYRRWPTRAELVMDAVYSVMPDPGGLPDTGGLRGDLIAVLRRTARMLDGPPGQALRGLMAEVLPSPERVGQVRAHAQGMGRQMMEEVTRRAAHRGEISPDALTPRRMEVGQALLRNHFLFHHEPVTDVMIEEIVDEVLLPLFHTTPVDAAESASGPRI
- a CDS encoding MFS transporter, producing the protein MTQRTTSVALALPGLLLAMLLAALDQTSMAPALPEIAGDLGGLEQMPTVVTAYLVAATAVMPLVGRLGDRYGRKPLIQAAVLLFVAGALMAATATTLPGFVTARVVQGLGGGGLMIGAQAIVGEIVSPRERGRYLGLFGAVYVIAAVGGPLLGGVVVDHLSWRWIFAVHPPLGLAALVALSLTLRLPRPEGRPPVDYAGAAALAASVVGVVLTADRLARPDAYPSWALPALLVGTAAALGLWAVTAVVARDPVLPPRLLRRRAFALPVAVSFLIGFGLFGTLTYVPAYAQVSLGTTATRAGLLVTAMMAGALVSTVVSGRLITRTGRYRRYPIIGTAVAAVGLTLLGVVGARLDTGTLTALLVLVGLGIGLVMQVVLIAAQNAVDRADLGAATSSVLFLRQVGASVGVAVVGALITRSFDARVPADVGDPRALSPEAIAALPESTRGLVESAFGSAVPSALLAMAPLLGLAFLLALAFPALPLRTTAHTELDKESR
- a CDS encoding HPr family phosphocarrier protein, whose product is MPTQRTVTIGSRLGLHARPATLFVKAVNETGLPVFIARPDQDPVDARSMLAVMALGANHGETVTLTCDHTEESAADQALDALVELLSSDMDAA